In Nocardioides sp. WS12, the DNA window GTACTTGTCGTGGATGAGTTCCGACATCTCGGTGCGCTGCTGCTCGCTGAGGTTCTCCACCTGAACGGTCAGCGCCGAGTTGCCCTCGGTGGTGACCGTCGGGTTCTCGGCGTTCTCGATACCGGAACCTGCGACCGCCTCCTGCAGCGCGTCGGCAGCGTCCTGCGTCGCGTTGCCGGATCCGACCGGGACCGAGAGCGTCGTACCGCCGGTGAACTCGACACCCATGTTGAGGGGCTTGAGGAACAGCACGGCCACGGCGACGCCCACCAGGACGATCGAGACGGCGTACCAGAGCCAGGGCTTGCCGACGAAGTTGAAGGACTTGCGACCCTGGTAGAGGTCGTTGCCCAGTCGGGACATCTTGCCCATCAGGCCTTACCCCCCACGGTCGCAACCTTGCGGTCGGGCGTGACATCCATACCGAGCGTCTCCTTGCTGAGACCCGACAGCTTGTGTCCGGAGTTGAAGGCCTTGAACTGGGCGAGCCAGGACACCAGCGGCTTGGTGAACCAGAAGAGCACCGCGAGGTCGATCAACGTGGTCAGTCCGAGCGCGAAACCGAAGCCCTTCACCGCGCCGCTGGCGAAGACGTAGAGCACAAAGGCGGACAGCAACTGCACCGTGTTGGCCGCGACCCGGGTGACGCGGGCTCGCGCCCATCCGGTCTCGACAGCAACCCGCATCGACTTGCCCTCACGCATCTCGTCACGGATACGTTCGAAGAAGATGACGAACGAGTCCGCGGTGATGCCGACGGCGATGATCAGACCGGCGATACCGGGAAGGGTCAGCGTGAAGCCGGCCGTCTCACTGAGCAGCAGCACCATGGCGTAGGTGACGCCGGCTGCGACGAAGAGCGAGCTCACGACCACCAGGCCGAGGCCGCGGTAGTAGAAGAGGCAGTACAGCATCACCAGCACGAGGCCGATGGCACCGGCCAGCATGCCGGCGTTGAGCTGGTTGCCCGCGAGGGAGGGCCCGATCTCCTCGACCGAGGTCTGCTCGTCGTCGAAGAGGATCGGCAGCGCGCCGAACTTGAGGCTGTTGGCCAGGTCGAGCGCGCTCTGCTCGGTGAAATTGCCCTCGATCTGCGAGCGGCCATCGGTGATGACGCTGTTCATGACCGGGTCGGTCAGGACCAGGCTGTCGAGGACGACGGCGAACTGCTCGTCGGTACCGGCGAAGGCACGCGACACCGCTTCGAAGTCGGTCGAGGCGCCGGCGGAGCCCTTGGGCAAGGCCTTCTTCTTGTCGTTGCCCATCTCGATGGCCACGACCCAGCCGACACCGTTCTGGGGCGTCGTCGCACTGGCGTCGTCGAGTTCGGTGCCTTCGACGACCGAGCGGCCGAGGAGGTACTTGATCGACTGGCCGTCCTCCGGCTGCGAGCAGGCAACGATCGGCTCGTCCCAGACATCCGGCAGGTCCGCGGGCTTGCCGTCGAGGGTGAGCAGCACACCCTTGGTGTCGCAGGTGTAGTTGTTGTACGCCGCAGTGGCTTCCGCGTCAGGAGCGCGGGACCACGCGATGTCGTCCTTGACGGTCCACTTCTCACCATCGCCACCCGGGTCGGTCGCGGTGGGAGCGGTCGGCGTCGCGCTCGGGTCGGCGGACGGGTCCGCACTCGGGTCGGCCGAGGGATCGGCCGTGCCGGTCGCGGTGTCCGTCGCCGTCGGCGTCGGCGTCGGCTCCTCGTCGGCTCCCAGGGACAGCGGGGCACGGCCCAAGCCACCAGGGAGACCGCTGGCCTGCGCACACGGGCCGCTCTGGTTGCGCTCGGAGCACGCAACGAGGCGGAACCGGAGCTGCGCCTGCCGCTTGACGGTCTCCTCGAGCTGCGCGCGGTTGGTCGTCTTGCCGGGGACCTCGACGACGATGTTCTTGCCGCCCTGCGTGGTCACGGCCGCCTCGGCAACACCGGAGCCGTTGACACGCTGGTCGATGATCCGGCGGGCCTCTTCGAGGTTCTCGCTGCTCGGCGCCTTCTCGGCGGTCAGCGTGATCCGGGTACCGCCCTGGAGGTCGAGACCCAGGGTGGGCTTCCAGCTCCCGGCGAGCGCCACCAGTCCGTAACAGACGGCGAGGCCGAGGAAGAAGATGATGAGGGTGCGTCCGGGGCGGGGGCGACGGGCTGCCATGTCAGCGGTCCTCGTTGTCGGTGGGTACGGCGTCGTCGGCTTCGGCGGTCGACGGGTCGACCTCGTTGGCCTCGTCGGGGTCGGTCGCCTGCTCGGCGTCGTCCGCGGCGTCGTGAGCGGTGTCGACCCTCAGCGAGGCAACCGCGCCACGCACGATGTGGATGACCACGCCGGGCGCGATCTCCACCTCGAGGTGATCATCGGCAGCACCGACGATGGTCGCGAAGACACCGGACGTCAGGATCACGTCGTCACCGACGGACAGGGCTGCGTGCAGCGCACTGACCTCTCGCTGGCGTCGCGCCGCTGGACGGATGATCAGCAGCCAGAAGACCACCGCAATCGCGGCAATCCACAGCCAGGGGTAGAGCTCCTTCACCGACAAACCTCTCCAGCACGCGCGGTTAAGCCACCGCTCAGGACGAGTGGAGGCGGGCCGACGGGCAAGTGTAGCCACGGACCCTCGGGCATCGAGGATCGGTGGCGCACCCGGGTGTTGCGGCGCCGTCGCGCTGCAACATCACTCCTCGAAGAGCGTCGGCGCCGTACTGTCCGGCACAGCCACCGGCGGGCTGAGTCCGAGGTGGATCCACGCTGCGGGAGTCGCGATCCGGCCGCGTGGCGTGCGGGCCAGGAAGCCGTTGCGCACCAGGAAGGGTTCGGCCACCTCTTCCACCGTTTCCCGCTCCTCGCCAACAGCGACCGCAAGCGTCGAGACGCCGACCGGTCCCCCACCGAAGCGTCGACACAACACGTCGAGAACGCCCCGGTCGAGCCGGTCGAGTCCCAACGAGTCCACCTCGTAGAGGTCGAGTGCGGCCTGCGCGACCTCGTGCGTGACCACGCCGTCCGCCCGGACCTGGGCGAAGTCCCGCACCCGGCGCAGCAAGCGGTTGGCGATCCGGGGCGTGCCACGGGAGCGGCCGGCGATCTCGGCGGATCCTTCGGGTGTCAGGTCGACGCCCAGCAGACCCGCCGAGCGGTGGACGATGAGATCGAGGTCGTGGGCTTCGTAGAACTCCAGGTGCGCGGTGAAGCCGAAGCGGTCTCGCAACGGGCCGGGCAGCAGGCCTGCTCGGGTGGTGGCGCCGACCAGCGTGAAAGGCGGGATCTCGAGCGGGATCGCAGTCGCCCCGGGCCCCTTGCCGATGATCACGTCGACACGGAAGTCCTCCATGGCGAGGTAGAGCATCTCCTCGGCCGGTCGTGACATCCGGTGGATCTCGTCGACGAACAGGACGTCACCCTCGTTGAGCCCGGACAGGATCGACGCCAGGTCGCCCGCGTGAGTGATCGCCGGACCGCTGGTGATCCGGAGCGGGGTGCTCATCTCGTGCGCAATGATCATGGCGAGCGTGGTCTTGCCGAGTCCCGGCGGACCGGACAGCAGCACGTGGTCGGGGGCTCTCCCCCGCTGTCGAGCAGCCTCGAGCACCAGGCCGAGCTGGTCGCGGACCCGCACCTGCCCGACGACCTCGTCCAGGCTCCGCGGACGCAGCGCCGCCTCGACCGCGCGTTCGTCGCCCTCGGCCTCGGCCGCGGTCAGCGAACGGAGATGGACCTCCTCGGCAGCCTCGAGCTCGTCCTCGTGGAACGGCATGCCGTCAGGCCTTCGACAGCGCGCGGAGAGCGGCACGGAGCAGGGCGCCGACATCCGGGCCGAGGTCTCCCCCGGCCTGGTCGGCGACGGCGTCGACCGCCTTCTCTGCGTCACGGGTGTTGTAGCCCAGGCCGATCAGACCCTGGTGGACCTGGTCGCGCCACGGGGCCGAGCCGGTCGTCGTGCCCGC includes these proteins:
- the secD gene encoding protein translocase subunit SecD, with translation MAARRPRPGRTLIIFFLGLAVCYGLVALAGSWKPTLGLDLQGGTRITLTAEKAPSSENLEEARRIIDQRVNGSGVAEAAVTTQGGKNIVVEVPGKTTNRAQLEETVKRQAQLRFRLVACSERNQSGPCAQASGLPGGLGRAPLSLGADEEPTPTPTATDTATGTADPSADPSADPSADPSATPTAPTATDPGGDGEKWTVKDDIAWSRAPDAEATAAYNNYTCDTKGVLLTLDGKPADLPDVWDEPIVACSQPEDGQSIKYLLGRSVVEGTELDDASATTPQNGVGWVVAIEMGNDKKKALPKGSAGASTDFEAVSRAFAGTDEQFAVVLDSLVLTDPVMNSVITDGRSQIEGNFTEQSALDLANSLKFGALPILFDDEQTSVEEIGPSLAGNQLNAGMLAGAIGLVLVMLYCLFYYRGLGLVVVSSLFVAAGVTYAMVLLLSETAGFTLTLPGIAGLIIAVGITADSFVIFFERIRDEMREGKSMRVAVETGWARARVTRVAANTVQLLSAFVLYVFASGAVKGFGFALGLTTLIDLAVLFWFTKPLVSWLAQFKAFNSGHKLSGLSKETLGMDVTPDRKVATVGGKA
- the ruvB gene encoding Holliday junction branch migration DNA helicase RuvB, whose product is MPFHEDELEAAEEVHLRSLTAAEAEGDERAVEAALRPRSLDEVVGQVRVRDQLGLVLEAARQRGRAPDHVLLSGPPGLGKTTLAMIIAHEMSTPLRITSGPAITHAGDLASILSGLNEGDVLFVDEIHRMSRPAEEMLYLAMEDFRVDVIIGKGPGATAIPLEIPPFTLVGATTRAGLLPGPLRDRFGFTAHLEFYEAHDLDLIVHRSAGLLGVDLTPEGSAEIAGRSRGTPRIANRLLRRVRDFAQVRADGVVTHEVAQAALDLYEVDSLGLDRLDRGVLDVLCRRFGGGPVGVSTLAVAVGEERETVEEVAEPFLVRNGFLARTPRGRIATPAAWIHLGLSPPVAVPDSTAPTLFEE
- the yajC gene encoding preprotein translocase subunit YajC, which translates into the protein MKELYPWLWIAAIAVVFWLLIIRPAARRQREVSALHAALSVGDDVILTSGVFATIVGAADDHLEVEIAPGVVIHIVRGAVASLRVDTAHDAADDAEQATDPDEANEVDPSTAEADDAVPTDNEDR